A window of the Linepithema humile isolate Giens D197 chromosome 4, Lhum_UNIL_v1.0, whole genome shotgun sequence genome harbors these coding sequences:
- the LOC136999728 gene encoding uncharacterized protein isoform X2, with protein MFFLLKYMIIILLNETYAQITHDIETILLPASNPTGAIKIPITLKVFGRLIQLNLRRSDRIVSPAFKEWKYNAKGVTEKLFKLNVSSHCFYYHEDHISSAVINFCHEHGLEGFVFVENNTLEIQPLRNDFMPMCLIYDFRGQSNLSLGKPYVIKKSMEYFADSSLYHWDMFKLKRRHVRNAQQNLTVELAVFYDEAAYNTSMSILNNDKDKLHNMILDYVNRIQNAFSRPSLDAFFNITLISLKYLKEQQLNLPISDGDAKELLNSFCTYVNFLNPSDDNDPRHWDIGLYLTGINLYEYIHVLQPYYRTEKNYDIKGRTYQDGACNPLLSCAIVEFRDSSEITSSLEAIYKIGNLLGLTQEQSSSDSQKYVTWSKNSNKIEKLWETKTCLRDQAKTMISKPENINNDNAGQNLTIELAVFIDEAAYNKSMSILDNDEDKLHNIILAYVNRIQAAFNRPSLDVFMNITLIHLIMLREQPSNLPISDGNAGELLFSFCTYADSLNFPNDNNPHHWDIALYLTGIKLYENVMVKFKTHDRDEKNFQITGYTYFDSVCKPLLSCAIAEFRDKSEVEYPLTAIKMIGELLGLIPEQSSSNLERNITWPEYNRNEMETLWERKTCLRDQAKRMNFKKENIDNTQKKLIIELAVFFDEAAYHMYMPILDNDEDKLRDMILAYVNQIQALLHHLSFGVLVDISLVKLVIMDKQLSNLSTFDGNHTKMINSFCDYLNFSYPKDGIDSLQWDIGLYLTGINLYESEKERKHYSVGSSFVNYSCTEILSCALVEISSTGSNAVSGFATSRAAAHEIGHL; from the exons atgttttttttattgaaatatatgataataattttactaaatgaAACGTACGCGCAAATTACGCATgatattgaaacaatattactgCCGGCATCGAATCCGACAGGCGCAATAAAG ATACCAATAACACTGAAAGTTTTCGGACGATTGATTCAACTGAATCTGCGTAGAAGTGATCGAATTGTATCGCCTGCGTTCAAagaatggaaatataatgCGAAAGGCGTGACagagaaattgtttaaattaaacgtATCAAGTCATTGCTTTTATTATCATGAAGATCATATCAGCTCTGCGGTTATTAACTTTTGTCATGAACATGGATTG GAAGGATTTGTTTTTGTGGAGAACAACACGTTAGAGATACAGCCTTTGCGGAACGATTTCATGCCTATGTGTTTAATCTACGATTTTAGAGGACAATCTAATCTTTCACTTGGCAAAccttatgttattaaaaaatcaatggaATATTTTGCTGATTCAAGTCTTTACCACTGGGACATGTTTAAACTAAAGCGACGTCACGTGCGCAATgcgcaacaaaatttaactgtGGAACTTGCCGTTTTCTATGACGAAGCAGCATATAATACGTCCATGTCAATTTTGAACAATGATAAGGATAAGTTACACAATATGATATTAGACTATGTAAATCGTATCCAAAATGCTTTCAGTCGTCCGAGTTTGGATgcctttttcaatattacgttaataagtttaaaatatctgaaagaACAGCAGTTAAATTTGCCAATTTCTGATGGCGACGCTAAAGAATTGCTCAATTCTTTTTGCACATACGTGAATTTTCTTAATCCTTCGGACGATAATGATCCGCGTCACTGGGACATTGGCCTTTACTTAACCGGAATAAatctttatgaatatattcacGTATTGCAACCGTATTACAGAACCGAAAAGAATTATGATATTAAGGGAAGAACCTACCAAGATGGCGCATGCAATCCGCTTTTATCTTGCGCAATAGTAGAATTCCGTGATTCATCTGAAATCACATCATCTCTTGAAGCTATTTATAAGATCGGAAATCT TTTAGGATTAACACAAGAGCAAAGTTCTAGCGATTCGCAAAAGTACGTAACATGGTCTAAGAAtagtaacaaaattgaaaaactctGGGAAACAAAAACGTGTCTTAGAGATCAAGCAAAAACAATGATTTCCAAACCGGAAAACATCAATAATGACAATGCGGGACAGAACTTAACCATAGAACTTGCCGTTTTTATCGACGAAGCAGCATATAATAAGTCCATGTCTATTTTGGACAATGATGAGGATAAgttacacaatattatattagcgTACGTGAATCGCATCCAGGCTGCCTTTAATCGTCCAAGTTTGGatgtttttatgaatattacgttaatacatttaattatgcTGAGAGAACAGCCGTCAAATTTGCCAATTTCTGACGGCAATGCTGGCGAATTGCTCTTTTCGTTCTGCACATACGCGGATTCTCTAAATTTTCCGAACGATAATAATCCGCATCACTGGGATATTGCCCTTTACTTAACCggaataaaactttatgaaaatgttatggtaaaatttaaaacgcaTGACAGAGATGAGAAGAATTTTCAGATTACGGGATATACTTACTTCGATAGCGTATGTAAGCCGCTTCTCTCATGCGCGATAGCAGAATTCCGTGACAAATCTGAAGTCGAATACCCTCTTACTGCTATTAAGATGATCGGAGAGCT TTTAGGATTAATACCAGAGCAAAGTTCTAGCAATTTGGAAAGGAATATAACATGGCCCGAGTATAATCGTAATGAAATGGAAACACTATGGGAAAGAAAAACATGTCTTAGGGATCAAGCAAAAAGGATGAActttaaaaaggaaaacattGATAATACGCAAAAGAAATTGATCATAGAACTTGCCGTTTTTTTCGACGAAGCAGCATATCATATGTACATGCCTATTCTGGACAATGATGAGGATAAGTTACGCGATATGATACTAGCATACGTGAACCAAATTCAAGCTTTGTTGCATCATTTAAGTTTTGGTGTTCTTGTTGATATTTCATTGGTAAAGTTGGTAATAATGGATAAACAGCTATCAAATTTGTCTACTTTCGACGGTAACCATACAAAGATGATCAATTCATTCTGCGATTACTTGAATTTTTCGTATCCTAAAGACGGGATTGATTCGCTTCAGTGGGACATTGGCCTTTACCTGACCGGAATAAATCTATATGAGTCAGAAAAGGAACGAAAGCATTATAGTGTAGGAAGTTCTTTCGTCAATTACTCGTGTACCGAGATTTTATCGTGCGCTTTAGTAGAAATCAGTTCTACCGGTTCTAACGCAGTCTCGGGTTTTGCGACGTCTCGTGCTGCTGCTCATGAAATCGGCCATCT ataa
- the LOC136999728 gene encoding uncharacterized protein isoform X1, with product MFFLLKYMIIILLNETYAQITHDIETILLPASNPTGAIKIPITLKVFGRLIQLNLRRSDRIVSPAFKEWKYNAKGVTEKLFKLNVSSHCFYYHEDHISSAVINFCHEHGLEGFVFVENNTLEIQPLRNDFMPMCLIYDFRGQSNLSLGKPYVIKKSMEYFADSSLYHWDMFKLKRRHVRNAQQNLTVELAVFYDEAAYNTSMSILNNDKDKLHNMILDYVNRIQNAFSRPSLDAFFNITLISLKYLKEQQLNLPISDGDAKELLNSFCTYVNFLNPSDDNDPRHWDIGLYLTGINLYEYIHVLQPYYRTEKNYDIKGRTYQDGACNPLLSCAIVEFRDSSEITSSLEAIYKIGNLLGLTQEQSSSDSQKYVTWSKNSNKIEKLWETKTCLRDQAKTMISKPENINNDNAGQNLTIELAVFIDEAAYNKSMSILDNDEDKLHNIILAYVNRIQAAFNRPSLDVFMNITLIHLIMLREQPSNLPISDGNAGELLFSFCTYADSLNFPNDNNPHHWDIALYLTGIKLYENVMVKFKTHDRDEKNFQITGYTYFDSVCKPLLSCAIAEFRDKSEVEYPLTAIKMIGELLGLIPEQSSSNLERNITWPEYNRNEMETLWERKTCLRDQAKRMNFKKENIDNTQKKLIIELAVFFDEAAYHMYMPILDNDEDKLRDMILAYVNQIQALLHHLSFGVLVDISLVKLVIMDKQLSNLSTFDGNHTKMINSFCDYLNFSYPKDGIDSLQWDIGLYLTGINLYESEKERKHYSVGSSFVNYSCTEILSCALVEISSTGSNAVSGFATSRAAAHEIGHLLGMKHDNDFINSTCAKSRYIMTDFQYLRRQVTWSECSRNITKNLRKRKPCLLDHTRREETENPYARGHSRYHDLPGRE from the exons atgttttttttattgaaatatatgataataattttactaaatgaAACGTACGCGCAAATTACGCATgatattgaaacaatattactgCCGGCATCGAATCCGACAGGCGCAATAAAG ATACCAATAACACTGAAAGTTTTCGGACGATTGATTCAACTGAATCTGCGTAGAAGTGATCGAATTGTATCGCCTGCGTTCAAagaatggaaatataatgCGAAAGGCGTGACagagaaattgtttaaattaaacgtATCAAGTCATTGCTTTTATTATCATGAAGATCATATCAGCTCTGCGGTTATTAACTTTTGTCATGAACATGGATTG GAAGGATTTGTTTTTGTGGAGAACAACACGTTAGAGATACAGCCTTTGCGGAACGATTTCATGCCTATGTGTTTAATCTACGATTTTAGAGGACAATCTAATCTTTCACTTGGCAAAccttatgttattaaaaaatcaatggaATATTTTGCTGATTCAAGTCTTTACCACTGGGACATGTTTAAACTAAAGCGACGTCACGTGCGCAATgcgcaacaaaatttaactgtGGAACTTGCCGTTTTCTATGACGAAGCAGCATATAATACGTCCATGTCAATTTTGAACAATGATAAGGATAAGTTACACAATATGATATTAGACTATGTAAATCGTATCCAAAATGCTTTCAGTCGTCCGAGTTTGGATgcctttttcaatattacgttaataagtttaaaatatctgaaagaACAGCAGTTAAATTTGCCAATTTCTGATGGCGACGCTAAAGAATTGCTCAATTCTTTTTGCACATACGTGAATTTTCTTAATCCTTCGGACGATAATGATCCGCGTCACTGGGACATTGGCCTTTACTTAACCGGAATAAatctttatgaatatattcacGTATTGCAACCGTATTACAGAACCGAAAAGAATTATGATATTAAGGGAAGAACCTACCAAGATGGCGCATGCAATCCGCTTTTATCTTGCGCAATAGTAGAATTCCGTGATTCATCTGAAATCACATCATCTCTTGAAGCTATTTATAAGATCGGAAATCT TTTAGGATTAACACAAGAGCAAAGTTCTAGCGATTCGCAAAAGTACGTAACATGGTCTAAGAAtagtaacaaaattgaaaaactctGGGAAACAAAAACGTGTCTTAGAGATCAAGCAAAAACAATGATTTCCAAACCGGAAAACATCAATAATGACAATGCGGGACAGAACTTAACCATAGAACTTGCCGTTTTTATCGACGAAGCAGCATATAATAAGTCCATGTCTATTTTGGACAATGATGAGGATAAgttacacaatattatattagcgTACGTGAATCGCATCCAGGCTGCCTTTAATCGTCCAAGTTTGGatgtttttatgaatattacgttaatacatttaattatgcTGAGAGAACAGCCGTCAAATTTGCCAATTTCTGACGGCAATGCTGGCGAATTGCTCTTTTCGTTCTGCACATACGCGGATTCTCTAAATTTTCCGAACGATAATAATCCGCATCACTGGGATATTGCCCTTTACTTAACCggaataaaactttatgaaaatgttatggtaaaatttaaaacgcaTGACAGAGATGAGAAGAATTTTCAGATTACGGGATATACTTACTTCGATAGCGTATGTAAGCCGCTTCTCTCATGCGCGATAGCAGAATTCCGTGACAAATCTGAAGTCGAATACCCTCTTACTGCTATTAAGATGATCGGAGAGCT TTTAGGATTAATACCAGAGCAAAGTTCTAGCAATTTGGAAAGGAATATAACATGGCCCGAGTATAATCGTAATGAAATGGAAACACTATGGGAAAGAAAAACATGTCTTAGGGATCAAGCAAAAAGGATGAActttaaaaaggaaaacattGATAATACGCAAAAGAAATTGATCATAGAACTTGCCGTTTTTTTCGACGAAGCAGCATATCATATGTACATGCCTATTCTGGACAATGATGAGGATAAGTTACGCGATATGATACTAGCATACGTGAACCAAATTCAAGCTTTGTTGCATCATTTAAGTTTTGGTGTTCTTGTTGATATTTCATTGGTAAAGTTGGTAATAATGGATAAACAGCTATCAAATTTGTCTACTTTCGACGGTAACCATACAAAGATGATCAATTCATTCTGCGATTACTTGAATTTTTCGTATCCTAAAGACGGGATTGATTCGCTTCAGTGGGACATTGGCCTTTACCTGACCGGAATAAATCTATATGAGTCAGAAAAGGAACGAAAGCATTATAGTGTAGGAAGTTCTTTCGTCAATTACTCGTGTACCGAGATTTTATCGTGCGCTTTAGTAGAAATCAGTTCTACCGGTTCTAACGCAGTCTCGGGTTTTGCGACGTCTCGTGCTGCTGCTCATGAAATCGGCCATCT aTTAGGAATGAAACACGATAATGACTTCATCAATTCGACGTGTGCGAAAAGCAGATACATAATGacagattttcaatatttgcggAGACAAGTAACATGGTCCGAGTGTAGTCGTAACATTACAAAAAATCTCAGGAAAAGAAAACCGTGTCTTCTCGATCATACAAGACGAGAAGAGACCGAAAATCCATA